A part of Ziziphus jujuba cultivar Dongzao chromosome 8, ASM3175591v1 genomic DNA contains:
- the LOC107423689 gene encoding U-box domain-containing protein 32 isoform X3, with the protein MKFGDFVRMGSVVDIVEEDEEEHVLDVEDTIFVAVGKDVKQSETTLFWAVQNFIGKNICVLHIHQPSSELSLHENLPANKMKQQTVKQSQELERQKLRDLLNEYLLLLAQSGVQANEAWIEMDNVEKGIVEVIAQHDVRWLVMGAAADEYYTERLAELRSKKAAFVCQQAAVSCHIWFVCKGHLIYTRGDRKQRSETEIAPPLLLMNSATRMEQSEHFRSDSTHWLTGPDIGEDANELEEMSRRLSSNCLAHSSWSTSTMDDTSKLITLLSVEQWRDSEQAVCGSYLGVKRDTEDSKSSKWKEFEEAVKQWKEKENIVEAECKAKALESLCGREMSQRKKMEEDLARVKEEVEMMKDEHDEFMKELQVIEKEKLVLKTQIAESQSEVKELEEKIISAVELLISFKERRDRLRIERENAVQEVEHLRRLIRGETASFDRSEFPVFSFMEINEATNDFDPSWKISEGRYGSIYRGILRHMHVAIKMLPSYGSKSQFDFQREVQIISRVRHPNLLMLVGSCPESRSLVYEYLKNGSLEDHLVRKHNTSLPWQIRTCIATDICSALIFLHSNKPCIVHGNLKPSKILLDANFVSKLGDLGVVSLIQKNEDLADSTTISNDTDETSVYLDPEYLQTRKLTPESDVYSFGVILLQLLTAQPLRGLVKDVKCALENGDTNAVLDSSAGDWPLEQAELLAHLALRCCNKDPANRPDLVSELCNVLEPMRTSCISSEPCVVSRKLQRTPSHFVCPILQEVMTDPHIAADGFTYEAEAIKGWLKSGHDTSPMTNLKLEHCNLVPNYALCNAIQEWKLQ; encoded by the exons ATGAAATTCGGTGATTTTGTGAGGATGGGGAGCGTCGTAGATATcgtagaagaagatgaagaagagcaTGTTTTGGATGTGGAAGATACTATTTTTGTTGCTGTAGGGAAGGACGTGAAGCAGAGTGAGACTACGCTGTTTTGGGCGGTTCAGAATTTTATAGGCAAGAATATTTGCGTCCTCCATATCCACCAGCCTTCATCTGAGCTCTCGCTgc ATGAAAATCTTCCTGCCAATAAAATGAAACAACAAACAGTTAAACAAAGTCAAGAACTCGAAAGACAAAAATTACGTGACCTGCTAAATGAATACCTACTTCTTCTAGCTCAGTCAGGG GTGCAGGCAAATGAAGCATGGATTGAGATGGACAATGTTGAGAAAGGGATTGTTGAAGTTATTGCTCAGCATGATGTTAGATGGCTTGTCATGGGGGCTGCAGCAGATGAATACTACACTGA GAGACTGGCAGAACTAAGGTCCAAGAAAGCAGCTTTTGTATGTCAACAAGCAGCAGTTTCCTGTCATATTTGGTTTGTCTGCAAAGGGCACCTCATATATACAAG GGGAGACAGGAAACAAAGATCTGAAACAGAAATTGCACCTCCTTTGCTGCTAATGAATTCAGCTACCAGAATGGAGCAATCTGAGCACTTCAGATCAGATTCAACTCATTGGCTTACGGGTCCGG ATATAGGGGAAGATGCAAATGAATTGGAAGAAATGTCAAGAAGGTTGAGTTCTAACTGCTTGGCACATTCTAGTTGGTCCACCAGTACAATGGATGACACTTCAAAGCTGATAACTTTGCTCTCAGTTGAG CAGTGGAGAGACTCAGAACAGGCAGTTTGTGGAAGTTATCTTGGAGTAAAACGAGATACCGAGGACAGTAAAAGCTCAAAATGGAAAGAATTTGAAGAGGCAGTGAAGCaatggaaagagaaagaaaatattgtgGAGGCCGAATGCAAG GCAAAAGCACTTGAAAGCTTGTGTGGTAGAGAGATGAGTCAAAGAAAAAAGATGGAAGAAGATCTGGCAAGAGTAAAGGAAGAAGTGGAAATGATGAAGGATGAACATGACGAATTCATGAAAGAACTGCAGGTGATCGAGAAAGAAAAGTTAGTGCTCAAAACCCAAATTGCTGAGTCCCAAAGTGAGGTGAAGGAGTTGGAGGAGAAGATCATCTCAGCTGTGGAACTCTTGATAAGTTTTAAGGAGAGACGGGATAGGTTGCGGATAGAGCGTGAAAATGCAGTCCAAGAAGTTGAACATCTTAGAAGATTGATAAGAGGGGAAACTGCTAGTTTTGATAGGTCAGAATTCCCAGTATTCTCTTTCATGGAGATCAATGAGGCAACCAATGATTTTGACCCGTCCTGGAAGATTTCTGAAGGAAGGTATGGAAGTATTTATAGAGGGATTCTTCGCCACATGCATGTTGCTATAAAGATGTTGCCCTCATATGGCTCTAAGAGCCAGTTTGACTTCCAACGTGAG GTACAGATTATAAGCAGGGTAAGGCATCCAAATTTGTTAATGCTTGTAGGAAGCTGCCCTGAATCTAGATCACTAGTCTATGAGTATCTTAAAAATGGCAGCCTTGAGGATCACCTTGTCCGCAAACACAATACTTCTCTTCCATGGCAAATTCGAACATGCATTGCTACTGACATATGCTCTGCCTTGATCTTCCTTCACTCAAATAAGCCTTGCATTGTTCATGGAAATTTGAAACCCAGTAAAATTCTCCTTGATGCTAATTTTGTCAGCAAACTTGGAGACCTGGGTGTTGTTTCTCTGATCCAGAAAAATGAGGATCTGGCTGATTCAACCACAATATCTAATGACACAGATGAAACCTCTGTGTATTTAGATCCGGAGTATCTACAGACTAGAAAGCTTACACCAGAATCAGATGTCTACTCATTTGGAGTTATACTATTACAACTATTAACTGCCCAACCACTTCGGGGGCTGGTGAAGGATGTGAAGTGCGCACTAGAAAACGGTGACACAAATGCAGTGTTAGACTCTTCAGCTGGGGACTGGCCACTAGAGCAAGCTGAACTGTTGGCTCACTTGGCATTGAGGTGTTGCAATAAGGACCCAGCGAATCGGCCAGACCTTGTGTCTGAATTATGCAATGTCCTTGAGCCAATGAGAACTTCATGTATTTCCTCAGAACCATGTGTGGTTTCCAGGAAGCTTCAACGGACACCCTCCCATTTTGTCTGTCCCATTTTACAG GAAGTCATGACAGATCCACATATAGCAGCAGATGGCTTCACGTATGAAGCAGAAGCAATAAAAGGATGGTTGAAAAGCGGCCACGACACTTCTCCCATGACAAATCTGAAACTTGAACACTGTAATTTGGTCCCCAATTATGCACTTTGCAATGCAATTCAGGAGTGGAAACTACAATAA